The Pseudomonadota bacterium genome includes a window with the following:
- a CDS encoding type II toxin-antitoxin system HicA family toxin, translating into MKAKHRRILEAIFAVPTRGGIVFADIEALILALGGDVREGS; encoded by the coding sequence ATGAAGGCAAAACACCGGCGCATTCTTGAAGCAATCTTTGCGGTTCCCACACGAGGAGGTATTGTATTTGCCGACATTGAAGCCCTGATATTAGCTCTCGGCGGGGATGTCCGGGAAGGTTCGG